In a single window of the Nicotiana tomentosiformis chromosome 8, ASM39032v3, whole genome shotgun sequence genome:
- the LOC104112332 gene encoding uncharacterized protein, whose amino-acid sequence MAPKEDRKDPVWAYSERVCETNKMAIRCLFCDKISNGGIYRQKAHLIGGDPNVASCSKVPSHVKEDLKAFLHKKKELKTQLIHEQELYPKSQKRGRMQPMSSSFGSTGKTKGPMDCYFSQKSGDKEEKSGNPQIDAKTILRDRAIIMFARWMYDAGLLFNCVNYTDTFSAFIEAVGQYGPGIKPPTYHEVRGPYLKKEVAEVNKIVEEHKVEWNKFGCSIMMDKWTARNGKIIINVLVNSPKGSLFLESVDASDSSTDSTKMYSLFKSTIDSIGEENVVQVVTENASKNVKAGDLMSVGQLECIPIFFKGLCY is encoded by the exons ATGGCGCCAAAAGAAGATAGGAAAGATCCGGTTTGGGCTTACTCTGAAAGAGTTTGCGAGACGAACAAGATGGCAATTAGATGTCTTTTTTGTGACAAGATTTCAAATGGAGGAATCTATCGTCAAAAAGCGCATCTAATCGGCGGTGATCCAAATGTCGCATCTTGTTCTAAAGTTCCGTCGCATGTGAAGGAAGATTTGAAAGCATTCCTTCATAAAAAGAAAGAGTTAAAGACTCAACTGATTCATGAACAAGAACTGTATCCAAAATCACAAAAACGGGGAAGGATGCAACCAATGTCTTCTAGTTTTGGATCTACTGGCAAGACCAAAGGTCCTATGGATTGTTACTTCTCGCAAAAATCCGGAGATAAGGAAGAAAAAAGTGGTAATCCTCAAATTGATGCCAAAACGATTTTGAGGGATCGTGCAATTATAATGTTTGCGCGGTGGATGTATGATGCAGGTCTTCTTTTTAATTGTGTTAATTATACTGACACTTTTTCTGCTTTTATTGAGGCTGTAGGCCAATATGGTCCAGGAATAaagcctccaacatatcatgaagtTAGAGGGCCATATCTAAAAAAAGAGGTAGCAGAGGTGAACAAAATCGTGGAGGAGCACAAAGTAGAATGGAACAAGTTTGGTTGTTCCATTATGATGGATAAGTGGACGGCGAGAAATGGAAAAATAATCATCAATGTCTTGGTGAATTCTCCTAAGGGAAGCCTGTTTCTCGAGTCCGTTGATGCAAGCGACTCTTCGACTGATTCAACCAAAATGTACTCCTTGTTCAAGAGTACAATAGACTCTATTGGAGAAGAAAATGTTGTTCAAGTTGTCACGGAAAATGCCAGTAAAAATGTTAAAGCTGGCGATTTGATGTCTGTTGG GCAATTAGAGTGCATTCCTATATTTTTCAAAggcctttgttattga
- the LOC138896875 gene encoding uncharacterized protein, giving the protein MMKKFTKQRSLVKPAKTRFATAFLTLHRMYEQKSNLKKLFVSDEYTNSAYGREARGRESADIILSPSFWNNVVHALKIGGPLVKVLRLVDEEQMPPMGYLYEAMDRAKEAIQVSFSDQGKYKRVFEIIDKRWDSKLHSPLHAAGLVLNPELFYDNEERILGDEPLLNGYYECIEKLIPEESVQDKITEQFSIYRNVEQLFGKNMAIRQRKTKSPVEWWKQYGHSTPDLQKFSIKVLSLTCSSSGCERNWSVFEHIHTKKRNKLTLKRLNDLVFIKYNRTLRRRYNARNVIDPISLDNIDDANEWLTGVPEDHADEEVFEETSDFTWGDVAEARGIGERIYGLRGSTSTSSSQRKGKEAASLSLVDEEEEVEEDDEQYNNDSGIQEFDNLVEE; this is encoded by the exons atgatGAAGAAATTCACTAAACAAAGAAGCTTGGTGAAACCCGCAAAGACAAGATTTGCTACTGCTTTCTTGACTTTGCATAGGATGTATGAGCAAAAAAGCAATTTGAAGAAGTTGTTTGTTTCAGATGAGTACACTAATAGTGCCTATGGAAGGGAAGCTCGAGGGAGAGAATCTGCAGATATTATACTTTCTCCTTCATTCTGGAACAATgtggttcatgcattgaagattggtGGTCCTTTAGTTAAAGTGCTTCGTTTGGTGGATGAGGAGCAAATGCCACCAATGGGCTACCTGTACGAAGCAATGGATAGGGCAAAAGAGGCTATTCAAGTCTCGTTTAGTGATCAAGGAAAATACAAAAGAGTCTTTGAGATCATAGATAAAAGGTGGGATAGTAAACTTCATAGCCCTTTGCATGCAGCTGGACTTGTTTTGAACCCGGAACTGTTTTATGACAATGAAGAAAGGATTCTAGGAGATGAACCTTTGTTGAATGGATACTATGAATGTATTGAGAAGTTGATACCTGAAGAATCCGTGCAAGATAAAATAACAGAGCAATTTAGTATTTATAGGAATGTTGAGCAACTTTTTGGAAAAAACATGGCGATTAGACAAAGAAAGACGAAGTCACCAG TTGAATGGTGGAAGCAATATGGCCATTCCACTCCGGATTTACAAAAGTTTTCCATCAAGGTTCTAAGTCTAACATGTAGCTCATCCGGGTGTGAAAGGAATTGGAGCGTGTTTGAACAT ATTCATACCAAAAAAAGGAACAAACTAACCTTGAAGCGTCTCAATGATCTAGTATTCATTAAGTACAATAGAACATTGAGGCGTCGTTACAACGCTCGCAATGTAATTGATCCAATTAGTTTGGACAACATCGATGATGCTAATGAATGGCTAACTGGAGTCCCGGAAGATCATGCAGATGAAGAAGTATTTGAGGAAACTTCTGATTTCACTTGGGGTGATGTTGCGGAGGCGCGTGGAATTGGGGAGAGGATTTATGGTTTGAGGGGGAGTACCTCAACTTCAAGTTCACAGAGGAAGGGAAAAGAGGCAGCTAGTTTGTCCCtagttgatgaagaagaagaagttgaagaagatgacgagcaatataataatgatagtggaatacaagaatttgacaatcttgtagaagaataa
- the LOC138897603 gene encoding uncharacterized protein, translating into MIERDIEGGSSGAVEDISRDEFGIVDIGGSPQISDAMIREAVMLEDRSYEGIQESADIHGFLEGLESGASEEVTSFGGMSASVLHHEAFLQIQEEHDAEVQSLTEKSDPYKLLSEKLRPDLTAAREEHEEMAEQVRQRIEQIGQLNSQVDALLAEVEEFKKSMDILASKKEAVEAQLELSDAQLRFAKENALGLIEKMKELQHRLDLSTSDKADLAKELEQARREALEEVRAQGFNIGAKIEVARAEENKARRLAFPEEDSDDSGESEDEDDAENTAFDED; encoded by the exons ATGATTGAAAGGGACATCGAGGGTGGATCTTCTGGggcagtagaagatatttcaagggatgagtttgggatagttgacattggcggatcccctcagatttcggatgccaTGATTCGAGAGGCCGTCATGTTAGAGGATCGGTCctatgagggtattcaggagtcgGCTGATATCCATGGTTTTCTGGAGGGGCTCGAGTCAGGTGCCTCGGAGGAGGTTACCAGTTTTGGTGGAATGTCG GCTTCAGTGTTGCATCACGAAGCCTTTCTTCAAATCCAGGAGGAGCATGATGCCGAGGTTCagagcctcactgagaagagtgacccGTACAAGCTCCTTAGTGAAAAACTTCGACCAGATTTAACAGCGGCTCGGGAAGAGCATGaagagatggctgagcag gttcggcagaggatcgagcagattggacagcttaactcacaggtagatgCGCTACTTGCCGAGgtagaagaatttaaaaagtcTATGGATATCCTTGCTTCGAAAAAGGAAGCCGTCGAAGCTCAGTTGGAGCTGTCTGATGCCCAACTTCGATTTGCAAAAGAAAATGCTTTGGGGCTGATTgaaaagatgaaagagcttcagcatcggttggatttgtccacttcagataaagcagatttggccaaagaacttgaa CAAGCTCGGAGAGAGGCTCTCGAGGAGGTAAGAGCTCAGGGCTTCAATATTGGGGCCAAAATTGAAGTCGCCAGGGCGGAGGAGAATAAAGCTCggaggttggcctttcctgaggaggactccgatgactcgggggagtctgaagatgaggacgatgccgagaatacggccttcgatgaagattga